The genomic window GATAGAGAAGTTGTTAAAGTTGAAGGTGTATTGGCTGATCAAAGTAGGTGCCGCAACAGCCAAAATCATTGGGAAAGTAATGTTGCGGAATTTTTGCCAAGCGTTTGCACCATCGATATAAGCTGCTTCGTACAAGTCGTTTGGAATAGACTGTAGGATACCGAGAGTCAAGACATAGATATAAGGGAATCCAAGCCAACCTTGCATCATAATCAAGGCAACCTTAGTCCAAGTTGGGTTTGTCTTCCAAGGGATAAGTGCTCCATCTAGGAAAGGAAGAACCTTAGCAAAGAGAGGGATAACTTGAGTATTGATAGCTCCGACACTATCGTTGAACATGTTTGAGAATGTCAAGATAGTGATGAAGGCTGGAACAGCCCAAGGGAGAAGGAAGATAACACCAAAGATACGTTTTCCTTTGATGAATGGTTGGTTAGCAATAATAGCTGTAAAGATACCGAGTACGATTTGCAAAGTAGATGCAGATAAAGCCCAAATAATAGTCCAAGAAAGAACAGAACCGAAGGCTGAACGGAAGGTACTCAAGCTCCAGATGTTTGTGAAATTAGTCAATCCAACCCAATCCAACAATTTATTTGGTGGTAAATGTTGGAAATCATAGTTGGTAAAGGCAATCATCAAGGTTACAATAACTGGGAAGATGATAGCAAATGTCATGGCAACATAAGATGGGATGATGAGTAAGTATGGGAACCCATTTTCATAGATTCCTTTAATCATATCCTTCAATGTCAATGGGACAGGAATGCCATTATTAATACGTTTTGCAATAGTGTGAGCGTCTTTAATATTGAGAATATAAAAGGCTAGGTAAACAATTACAAAAATAGAGTGGAATGCACCACGAATCAACATGAAAAGAGAGTTGTCACGGCCAGGTTTTTCACCGAGCGTGATCAAGTTGCTCAATTCTGGTGCTGCAAGTACTATAAAATAGAGGACAAAAGCCACTGTTACAGCAAGGAAGATAAAACCTTTAGCTTTTTGTTTGTTGTAGATTTGTCCCAACCCAGGAATCAATGAAAGCAAGGCTGCTTTTTTTGGTTGTTGTTCCATGAGTGCTCCTTTCATAAGATACGAGCTCTGGGCTCGATGCTAATCAGCAAGTTTGTTGAAAACATTGTCAGTGTATCTAAAAATCAAGGGAGATGTTTAAATTATCTCCCTTGAATCAATCAATTAGTTACCAAATTTTTGTTGGATTGTTTCTTTGATCAATGTTACAGCATCATTAGCAGCTGTTTTAGCATCTTTCTTACCGCTTACAGCGTCAAAGAGCATTGTTTTAGCTGGGTCCCAAACTGTTGACATTTGAGAGATGTTTGGCATTGGTTGAGCGTTTTGGAACTGTTTGATAACAGCTGTAGTCAACTCATCGTTTTTACCTTCAGCGTAAGCGCGAGCTTCAGTATTAGCTGGGATTTCGTTAGTTGCATCGTAGAATGCTTTTTGTTGGTCAGTTGAAACAAGGAAGTCTACAAATTTTTGAGCCCCTTCAAGGTTCTTAGTGCTTGATGGGATGATCCAAGCTTTACCACCACCAAAGGCTGCGTAGTTTTTGCCGTTTGGAAGAGTTGGGATAGTTGCAACACCGTAGTTTACTTTAGCATCTTTGAATGCTTGAGCTTTCCAAGGACCATCGATGATAGCAGCTGTTTTACCTTCTTGGAATTGAGTTTGGATCAAGTTTCCAGCACCTTCAGTATCTTGCATACCTTTAGGCCATTTGTCGTACCAAGTCTTAGCGTATTCGATACCTGCGATAGCACCATCGTTAGCAAGACCGATATCTTTAGGATTTTTACCGTTGTCACCAAATACGTAAGCACCGTTACCTGCAAGAAGTCCGTATGCGTAGTAGAAGTTAGTCCAGTCAGCTAGGAAAGCAGTTGTTTTTCCGTCTTCACCAGCGAAAGCGTATTTGCTATCTTTAGCAAGGTTTTCTAAGTCAGCAAATGTTTTTGGAGCTTCTTTAATCAAATCTTTGTTGTAGTACATAACAAGTGATTCGATAACGGCTGGAGCACCGTAAACTTTTCCACCAACAGTTACAAGAGATTTAGTAGTATCGTCTGTTTTAGCACCGTCGCTCAAAGTTACTTCTGAAAGTTGTCCGTCAGTACCAAGGCTACCTACACGGTCGTATGGAGCCATCATAACATCAGGGGCTTTACCAGATTGGTTATCTAGTGAAAGGTTATCAAGCCCACCCATTTGGTCTCCTGTTTTGATGTTAACTTTTACACCAGCTTCTTTTTCGTAAGCTTTTGCAGCTGATTCAGCAAAGGCTTTGTATTGATCTTCAACGTAGAAAGTGATTTCTTGGCTTCCTGATGCAGAAGAATCAGCTGCTTTATCAGCAGTTTTGCTTCCGCAAGCTACCAAAAGCAAGCTAGCAAGAGTAGCAGTACCAAGTACAGCTGCGCTCTTCATGAATTTAGTTGACATAGTGTATTCCTCCTAAAGAATAACAAATTTTAATTTCGAGGAAACGCAAACGTTTTCCCTTATGACCCTAGTATAGCACAAACAGAAAACGGTTGCAAGCGTTTTTTATAAAAATTTTTAAAAAGCTTAAAGTTAAGAAAAACTGGAAACTGTCCCTATAATAGGAAGAAAAGATAAATAATTAAGGAAAAAATGTTCGGAAATGGATGAATGGAAACGATTGCGCAATTTTTTTGAAAAAAATATCAAGTTAAGAGAAGAGGATATAGTAAATTTCATTTTTAATTATATAAATAAATCAAAAAAAGTTTTCTAAAAACGCTTGCATTTCTTTTTGAAATGGGTTATACTTTAGTTAGCGCAAACGTTTGCGCAAAAATTGAAGTAATTAACAATATAAACACTTGAGGTGCTAATATGAAAAAACGTCAAAGCGGTGTGTTGATGCACATCTCATCACTTCCAGGAGCATACGGAATCGGATCATTTGGTCAAAGCGCCTATGATTTCGTTGACTTCTTGGTTCGCACTAAGCAACGCTACTGGCAAATCCTTCCTTTGGGAACAACTAGCTATGGAGATTCTCCATACCAATCATTCTCAGCTTTTGCTGGAAACACTCATTTTATCGATCTTGATATTTTGGTAGAGCAAGGATTGTTGGAAACAAGAGATCTTGAAGGTGTTGATTTTGGCAGCAATCCAACAGAAGTTGACTACGCTAAAATCTACTACGCACGTCGTCCACTTCTAGAGAAAGCTGTCAAACGTTTCCTTGAAGTCGGAGATGTCAAAGACTTCGAAAAATTTGCGCAAGAAAATCAATCATGGCTTGAACTATTTGCAGAGTATATGGCAATCAAAGAGTATTTTGACAACCTTGCTTGGACAGAATGGCCAGATGCAGATGCTCGTGCTCGCAAAGCTTCAACTCTTGAAAGTTACCGTGAGAAATTAGCTGACAAGCTTGTTTACCATCGCGTAACCCAATACCTTTTCTTCCAACAATGGTTGAAATTGAAAGCATACGCCAACGATAACCACATTGAAATCGTTGGAGACATGCCTATCTATGTGGCTGAGGACTCAAGCGATATGTGGGCTAATCCGCATCTCTTTAAAACAGATGAAAACGGAAAAGCGACTCACATTGCAGGATGCCCACCAGATGAGTTTTCTGCAGACGGTCAACTTTGGGGGAAC from Streptococcus sp. oral taxon 061 includes these protein-coding regions:
- a CDS encoding carbohydrate ABC transporter permease, yielding MEQQPKKAALLSLIPGLGQIYNKQKAKGFIFLAVTVAFVLYFIVLAAPELSNLITLGEKPGRDNSLFMLIRGAFHSIFVIVYLAFYILNIKDAHTIAKRINNGIPVPLTLKDMIKGIYENGFPYLLIIPSYVAMTFAIIFPVIVTLMIAFTNYDFQHLPPNKLLDWVGLTNFTNIWSLSTFRSAFGSVLSWTIIWALSASTLQIVLGIFTAIIANQPFIKGKRIFGVIFLLPWAVPAFITILTFSNMFNDSVGAINTQVIPLFAKVLPFLDGALIPWKTNPTWTKVALIMMQGWLGFPYIYVLTLGILQSIPNDLYEAAYIDGANAWQKFRNITFPMILAVAAPTLISQYTFNFNNFSIMYLFNGGGPGSVGGGAGSTDILISWIYRLTTGTAPQYSMAAAVTLIISIIVISISMIAFKKLHAFDMEDV
- a CDS encoding extracellular solute-binding protein; the protein is MSTKFMKSAAVLGTATLASLLLVACGSKTADKAADSSASGSQEITFYVEDQYKAFAESAAKAYEKEAGVKVNIKTGDQMGGLDNLSLDNQSGKAPDVMMAPYDRVGSLGTDGQLSEVTLSDGAKTDDTTKSLVTVGGKVYGAPAVIESLVMYYNKDLIKEAPKTFADLENLAKDSKYAFAGEDGKTTAFLADWTNFYYAYGLLAGNGAYVFGDNGKNPKDIGLANDGAIAGIEYAKTWYDKWPKGMQDTEGAGNLIQTQFQEGKTAAIIDGPWKAQAFKDAKVNYGVATIPTLPNGKNYAAFGGGKAWIIPSSTKNLEGAQKFVDFLVSTDQQKAFYDATNEIPANTEARAYAEGKNDELTTAVIKQFQNAQPMPNISQMSTVWDPAKTMLFDAVSGKKDAKTAANDAVTLIKETIQQKFGN
- the malQ gene encoding 4-alpha-glucanotransferase, whose amino-acid sequence is MKKRQSGVLMHISSLPGAYGIGSFGQSAYDFVDFLVRTKQRYWQILPLGTTSYGDSPYQSFSAFAGNTHFIDLDILVEQGLLETRDLEGVDFGSNPTEVDYAKIYYARRPLLEKAVKRFLEVGDVKDFEKFAQENQSWLELFAEYMAIKEYFDNLAWTEWPDADARARKASTLESYREKLADKLVYHRVTQYLFFQQWLKLKAYANDNHIEIVGDMPIYVAEDSSDMWANPHLFKTDENGKATHIAGCPPDEFSADGQLWGNPIYDWEAMDKDGYKWWIERLRESFKIYDIVRIDHFRGFESYWEIPAGSKTAAPGKWVKGPDYKLFAAVKEELGDLNIIAEDLGFMTDEVIELRERTGFPGMKVLQFAFNPEHESIDSPHLAPANSVMYTGTHDNNTVLGWYRDEIDDPTREYMARYTNRKEYETVVHAMLRTAFSSVSFMTIATMQDLLELDGSARMNFPSTLGGNWSWRMTEDQLTPAVEETLLDLTTIYRRINENLVELKK